One Lycium barbarum isolate Lr01 chromosome 5, ASM1917538v2, whole genome shotgun sequence genomic window carries:
- the LOC132639848 gene encoding uncharacterized protein LOC132639848, with amino-acid sequence MKRYFSTVSSKFPQPSSSTQNVPRVEENLNQLEENHHSAKKQKQGVDLDSLPADPNKRIPILDYHPDERDEIRRAYIQRGPHQPRLPRFPQTDFYGYKRRFNRKWYKKYHDWLEYSVIEDAAYCLCCYLFKDESIHQGGGEAFSSIGFKSWHKKKRLDTHVGELNSDHNQAKKKCEDLMRQEQSIQVVFVKTDNKAKLENKIRLKASIEVVRLLLNQGLAFRGHREDESSLNKGNFLEILSWYAKRCDKISDLVLKKAPKNNQLTSHKIQKDIITACKLETIKAIMEDLNDGGSVVERFIGIVHVRNTSALCLKEAIVNYLAQHSLSLSNIRGQCYDGASNMQGRLSGLKILIQQESRSAHAIHCFAHQLQLTLVGVSKKCLPVGELVLLVSNVLNVVGGSFKRMDELRESQAEKVQEALDMGEVETGKGLNQELGLARAADTRWGSHYKSFKNFISMFGSITDVLDTIVVDSECVEDSCKATGYLRVCQTFEIAFILHLIRDILVITNELNESLQKKEQDIANAMLLVKVAKKRLQDLREEGWDPLIENVSAFCVKYDILIPNFDEFYINFGRSRRKVAEHTFSHHYHVDIFFKIIDWQLQELNDRFNEERTDLLIGVASLNPVDSFSSYDINKILRMAELYPDDFGEDIMVTLKNQLETYIVDVRDVDERFSNLKGLGDLSKELVKAKKHLNYPFVFRLVKFALLLPVATATVERAFSAMKLIKSELRNRMDDDFMSGCMNLEFSVTFYSYLFGSGEPANNSQATCNQEKASTNDRAPKPAASTTMEASYLMDKQGRKNLLLISFTRMIDLS; translated from the exons ATGAAGAGATATTTCTCTACGGTATCGTCCAAGTTTCCACAACCAAGTTCATCCACTCAAAATGTTCCTCGTGTGGAAGAAAACTTGAACCAGTTAGAAGAAAATCATCATTCTGCTAAAAAACAAAAGCAAGGAGTAGATTTGGATTCTCTACCAGCAGATCCAAATAAAAGAATACCCATTTTGGACTATCATCCAGATGAACGTGATGAGATTAGACGAGCATATATCCAAAGGGGTCCTCATCAACCTCGACTTCCTAGGTTTCCTCAAACAGATTTTTACGGATATAAACGTCGTTTTAATCGTAAATGGTATAAAAAATATCATGATTGGTTGGAGTATAGTGTGATAGAAGATGCTGCTTATTGTTTGTGTTGTTATTTATTTAAAGATGAAAGCATTCATCAAGGTGGAGGCGAAGCATTTTCAAGTATAGGGTTCAAGAGTTGGCACAAAAAGAAAAGATTAGATACGCATGTTGGTGAGTTGAACAGTGATCACAACCAAGCAAAGAAGAAGTGTGAAGATCTAATGCGACAAGAACAGTCAATTCAAGTTGTGTTTGTAAAGACGGATAATAAAGCTAAGCTTGAGAACAAAATTCGTTTAAAGGCTTCAATTGAGGTGGTGAGACTCCTCTTGAATCAAGGATTGGCATTTCGTGGACATCGTGAAGATGAATCATCATTAAACAAGGGTAACTTTCTTGAAATTCTTTCATGGTATGCGAAGCGATGTGATAAAATTAGTGATCTTGTGTTGAAGAAGGCTCCAAAAAACAATCAGTTGACTTCTCATAAAATTCAAAAAGATATTATCACCGCATGTAAGTTGGAAACAATTAAAGCTATTATGGAGGACCTAAATG ATGGGGGATCTGTGGTGGAACGATTTATTGGGATTGTTCATGTTCGTAATACTAGTGCTCTATGTTTAAAAGAAGCAATTGTTAACTACCTTGCTCAACATTCTTTGAGTTTATCTAATATACGTGGACAATGCTATGATGGAGCAAGCAATATGCAAGGGCGTCTAAGTGGCCTTAAAATTTTGATTCAACAGGAAAGTAGATCAGCTCATGCGATTCATTGTTTTGCTCATCAACTTCAATTGACTCTTGTCGGGGTATCTAAAAAATGTCTTCCAGTTGGAGAACTTGTATTGTTGGTTTCTAATGTCTTAAATGTAGTAGGAGGTTCTTTTAAACGCATGGATGAACTTCGAGAATCTCAAGCAGAAAAAGTTCAAGAGGCACTAGATATGGGCGAGGTTGAAACTGGTAAGGGCTTGAATCAAGAGCTTGGTCTTGCTAGAGCTGCTGATACTCGTTGGGGTTCACACTACAAATCATTTAAGAACTTCATTAGTATGTTTGGCTCTATTACTGATGTTCTTGATACTATTGTTGTTGATTCCGAATGTGTTGAAGATAGTTGTAAGGCAACAGGATATCTTAGagtttgtcaaacatttgaaatTGCATTCATATTGCACTTAATAAGAGATATTTTGGTGATTACAAATGAGCTTAATGAATCCTTACAAAAGAAGGAACAAGATATTGCAAATGCCATGTTACTTGTTAAAGTGGCGAAGAAACGATTGCAAGATCTGAGAGAGGAAGGATGGGATCCACTTATCGAGAATGTGTCCGCATTTTGTGTCAAGTATGATATCTTGATACCTAATTTTGATGAGTTCTATATTAATTTTGGAAGATCTCGACGCAAAGTTGCGGAGCATACTTTCTCACATCACTATCATGTCGATATATTTTTTAAGATTATTGATTGGCAACTTCAAGAACTCAATGATCGTTTTAATGAGGAGAGAACAGATTTGCTTATTGGAGTTGCTAGCTTGAATCCAGTTGACTCATTTTCTAGTTATGACATCAATAAAATATTGAGAATGGCTGAATTATATCCTGATGATTTTGGTGAAGATATAATGGTTACTCTGAAAAATCAGCTTGAGACTTATATCGTTGATGTCCGTGATGTTGATGAAAGGTTCTCCAACTTGAAAGGTCTTGGTGATCTTTCTAAAGAGCTAGTTAAGGCAAAGAAACATTTAAATTATCCCTTTGTGTTTCGCCTTGTAAAATTTGCATTGCTCCTACCGGTCGCCACCGCTACAGTTGAAAGAGCTTTTTCGGCGATGAAGTTGATAAAGAGTGAATTGCGAAATCGAATGGATGAC